A window of the Butyricimonas faecalis genome harbors these coding sequences:
- a CDS encoding SusC/RagA family TonB-linked outer membrane protein, translated as MKKNENYDVGCCFYIMKRLFLGILLVFFSIFNGQAQKKEVRVTLDVKGNSLQQVFKEITRQTGYKFVYSSSLLPENVKVSLTVKNETLERTLELCLKGTDLGFKVEESHVIISPRLPKEQNMNVTVYEGTVVDVNGDGVPGVTIVLKGTSQGVATNAEGRFEMAVPEGEDQVLVFSFVGMKTVEVKLKNQKNLQVTLEDDVTEVEEVVVNGLFTQNRNSYTGAVSTVKGEDLLRVSQTNFFQALSILTPGLRIVENNEQGSNPNYIPEIIIRGTTSIASQGELGLNRPLIILDGVEITLEQLYDLDMYEIDRVDVLKDASATALYGDKAANGVIVVQRKKVTDSKLRVRYNFVPNVQFPDVSSFNLCNAEQKLELERLYGEYVDAKGEKDEEYNRKYQLVKSGVNTDWKSKPLRNSWSFKHSLAVTGRGGGVDYGINLSYGDTRGVMKGDFHQTYGIGFYFSYNVAEKLNLNYRSNWTETDSKNSPYGSFADFVKINPYDAPKDEYGNWNESLSFGFRNPLYDATTGGFSKSTIKNFTNSLGARWDIIKNLYATGTFSYTQSNTQSDVYDSPTSSTWSDKLEKSQKGSYTITGSKGNSWSLTYALNYSKLFGEDNTTILSLHGGGTASHNRRSNFSFLGVGFLKPEFDDLSYASSYPASGKPSGTETISTSVGWYVNLNFIYDNRYFVDGSFRTSGGSNYGTDNLYSPYWSCGVGWNAQNEAFLKDSWVDLLRFRLSVGYVGSSNFGGIKPMTIYQYDPENTYYTGLGAIPSSMGNDQLKAQRTLTWNGGVGISLFDGRVDVNLDGYKQISKDLLLSISLPPSAGISSTMANLGESENWGIEWSVSGQIIKKTDMFWRITLNGSKTRNKITKISSSLKRQNSENRDEVTLSSPKFQYEEGESQDAIYAVRSKGIDPATGQEIFIKKDGTYTFKFDPQDKVAVGISVPKMQGSIMSSFAWKSVSVNMALSYTWGGDIYNSTRAAKIENIDYRVNVDKRAFTERWKKAGDVVDYIRIDPNMPYNHSERFVERQNELYLSSLGINYDVNPSWVRRIGLKKLMVGVTFSDVLRLSTVKYERGTSYPYMRGFNFTISPTF; from the coding sequence ATGAAAAAAAATGAGAATTATGATGTCGGATGTTGTTTTTACATCATGAAAAGGTTGTTTTTGGGTATTTTACTCGTCTTTTTTTCCATTTTCAATGGGCAGGCGCAAAAGAAAGAGGTGCGAGTTACCTTGGATGTAAAGGGGAACTCGTTGCAGCAGGTGTTTAAAGAGATAACGCGGCAAACGGGTTATAAATTCGTGTATAGCAGTTCTCTTTTGCCGGAGAACGTGAAGGTGTCGTTGACGGTGAAAAATGAGACATTGGAGAGGACGTTGGAACTTTGTTTGAAGGGCACGGATTTGGGGTTTAAAGTTGAAGAATCTCACGTGATTATTTCTCCTCGGTTACCCAAAGAGCAGAATATGAACGTGACGGTTTACGAGGGAACGGTTGTTGATGTGAATGGCGATGGGGTGCCGGGTGTGACTATCGTGCTGAAGGGAACCAGTCAAGGAGTTGCGACGAATGCGGAAGGTCGTTTTGAAATGGCTGTCCCCGAAGGAGAAGATCAAGTGCTGGTGTTCTCTTTTGTCGGGATGAAAACCGTCGAGGTAAAACTGAAAAATCAGAAGAACTTACAGGTAACGCTGGAAGATGATGTGACAGAAGTAGAAGAGGTGGTGGTGAACGGTTTGTTCACTCAAAACAGGAATAGTTACACGGGAGCGGTGTCCACGGTAAAAGGGGAGGATTTGTTGCGTGTGTCCCAAACGAATTTCTTTCAGGCTTTGTCTATATTGACTCCCGGTTTAAGAATCGTGGAGAATAATGAACAAGGGTCTAACCCGAATTACATTCCGGAGATTATCATTCGGGGAACCACTTCTATTGCCAGTCAAGGGGAGCTTGGATTGAATCGTCCGTTGATTATTTTGGACGGGGTTGAGATCACCTTGGAGCAACTGTACGATTTGGATATGTACGAGATAGACCGGGTGGATGTGTTGAAAGATGCTTCTGCCACGGCGTTGTACGGGGACAAGGCTGCCAACGGGGTGATTGTCGTACAGCGCAAGAAGGTAACGGATAGCAAATTGCGGGTGCGTTACAATTTCGTACCGAACGTGCAATTCCCGGACGTGTCGTCTTTTAACCTGTGTAATGCAGAGCAAAAGTTGGAGTTGGAGAGATTATACGGGGAGTATGTCGATGCGAAAGGGGAAAAAGACGAGGAATATAATCGGAAATACCAATTGGTAAAGTCCGGGGTAAACACGGATTGGAAATCAAAACCGTTGCGAAATTCGTGGTCTTTCAAACACTCTTTGGCTGTGACCGGACGAGGGGGTGGGGTTGATTACGGTATTAATTTGAGTTACGGGGATACGCGCGGGGTGATGAAAGGAGATTTTCATCAAACTTATGGTATCGGTTTTTATTTTTCCTATAACGTGGCTGAAAAATTGAATTTGAATTATCGTTCGAATTGGACGGAAACGGATTCTAAAAATTCTCCTTACGGTTCTTTTGCCGATTTTGTGAAGATTAATCCTTATGATGCGCCTAAAGATGAATATGGAAACTGGAATGAATCGTTGTCTTTCGGCTTCCGGAATCCCTTGTACGATGCAACAACAGGTGGTTTTAGTAAAAGTACCATCAAGAATTTTACGAATTCTCTGGGTGCACGTTGGGATATCATTAAAAATCTTTACGCGACAGGAACTTTTTCTTATACGCAATCCAATACGCAGAGTGACGTGTACGATTCTCCCACTTCATCCACGTGGTCGGATAAACTGGAAAAATCACAGAAGGGTAGTTATACTATTACCGGAAGTAAAGGAAATTCGTGGAGTTTGACTTATGCATTGAATTATAGTAAGTTATTTGGAGAAGATAATACAACTATATTAAGTTTACACGGTGGGGGAACGGCCTCGCATAATCGTCGATCTAATTTCTCCTTTTTGGGGGTTGGATTTTTGAAACCCGAGTTTGATGACTTGAGTTATGCATCTTCGTATCCCGCAAGTGGAAAGCCTTCCGGGACAGAGACGATTTCTACTTCTGTCGGTTGGTACGTGAATCTGAATTTTATTTACGATAATCGTTATTTTGTAGACGGCTCTTTTCGAACTTCCGGGGGATCGAATTACGGGACGGATAATCTTTACTCTCCTTATTGGAGTTGTGGTGTCGGTTGGAATGCTCAGAATGAGGCATTTCTGAAAGATTCTTGGGTGGATTTATTGCGTTTTCGCTTAAGCGTGGGGTACGTGGGCAGTTCTAACTTCGGGGGAATAAAACCCATGACGATTTATCAATACGATCCGGAGAATACGTATTACACGGGATTGGGGGCGATACCTAGTTCGATGGGAAATGACCAGCTAAAGGCTCAACGTACGCTGACTTGGAACGGGGGAGTGGGAATTTCTCTTTTTGATGGCAGGGTGGATGTGAATTTGGATGGTTACAAGCAGATATCGAAAGATTTGCTGTTGTCTATTTCTTTACCGCCTTCTGCCGGGATTTCCAGTACGATGGCTAATTTGGGCGAAAGTGAAAACTGGGGAATAGAATGGTCTGTTTCCGGTCAAATCATCAAAAAAACGGATATGTTTTGGAGAATTACCCTCAATGGAAGTAAGACAAGAAACAAGATTACCAAGATCAGTAGTAGTTTAAAACGACAGAACTCGGAGAATCGGGATGAGGTTACTTTATCGTCTCCTAAGTTCCAATATGAAGAGGGGGAATCGCAAGACGCCATTTATGCCGTGCGTTCCAAGGGAATTGATCCGGCAACGGGACAAGAGATATTTATCAAGAAGGATGGAACTTACACGTTTAAATTTGATCCACAAGATAAGGTGGCGGTTGGAATCTCGGTGCCTAAAATGCAGGGTAGCATCATGTCTTCCTTCGCGTGGAAATCCGTTTCGGTGAATATGGCTCTATCTTATACTTGGGGTGGAGATATATATAATTCCACCCGTGCGGCAAAAATTGAAAATATTGATTACCGGGTAAATGTGGATAAACGGGCTTTCACGGAACGATGGAAAAAAGCGGGGGATGTGGTGGATTATATAAGAATAGATCCGAATATGCCTTATAATCATTCGGAACGTTTCGTGGAGAGACAGAATGAGTTGTATTTATCTTCCTTGGGAATTAATTATGACGTAAATCCCTCGTGGGTACGCCGAATCGGGTTGAAAAAATTAATGGTCGGGGTGACGTTCTCCGATGTATTGCGCTTATCGACCGTGAAATATGAGAGGGGAACCAGTTATCCTTATATGCGAGGATTTAATTTTACAATAAGTCCAACATTTTAA
- a CDS encoding RagB/SusD family nutrient uptake outer membrane protein, with protein sequence MMKIYVLILGLALGMWSCDDFLTVRPKSDILESDLFATSVGVEDALYGVYAKLGQSALYGEDMTWGVVDLMAQYFLLNTNHGSDRYAVAQFSHENTDARARYGAMWIQMYQTIGYTNNLINALSAKDENSMRYYSIYLGEALGVRAFLHFDLVRLFAPHVAREPEARGIPYVRQWTPLVTSFSTVAEVYASVIKDLKESERFLTKGMEKMDGGNDFTNTPLIHFNLYACQATLARVYWMKEDMDSAAIYARKVIESEKFQLAQPTEIKELTAQIIAKKEGIWGIYNNQLTETYQKVFYGIFKTGLDGTLYPNALYTLFDDLYPSGVDVGNEMRVGWIRKKTGDAEAKDYFMKLLLESNMTASLLDYGGGIAGINMIRLPEMYLIMAEALLEKDPDLARDYFDTFIASRGLNKFKDRGKALTQDDINRERKKEFFGEGQEFYNMKRQMREVYLTATSPYTLLTGTEELYTLLIPDSEFEYRYDDEEESDIN encoded by the coding sequence ATGATGAAAATATATGTTTTGATATTAGGATTGGCCCTTGGAATGTGGTCTTGTGATGATTTCCTGACTGTCCGTCCGAAGTCGGATATTTTGGAAAGTGATTTATTTGCCACGTCTGTGGGTGTGGAAGATGCTTTGTATGGTGTTTATGCCAAATTGGGACAGAGTGCATTGTACGGGGAGGATATGACGTGGGGTGTGGTCGATTTGATGGCACAATATTTTTTGTTGAACACGAATCATGGTAGTGATCGTTATGCTGTCGCGCAGTTTTCTCACGAGAACACAGATGCGCGAGCTCGATATGGTGCGATGTGGATTCAGATGTACCAAACGATCGGTTACACGAACAATTTGATTAATGCTTTATCGGCTAAGGATGAAAATTCGATGAGGTATTATTCCATTTACTTGGGAGAAGCTTTGGGAGTACGCGCTTTTTTGCATTTTGATTTGGTTCGATTGTTTGCCCCGCACGTGGCAAGGGAGCCGGAAGCTAGGGGAATACCTTATGTGCGGCAATGGACTCCTTTGGTAACCTCTTTTAGCACGGTGGCTGAGGTATATGCGTCCGTGATTAAGGACTTGAAAGAATCCGAACGCTTTTTGACAAAGGGAATGGAAAAAATGGATGGAGGAAATGATTTTACGAATACACCGCTGATTCATTTTAACCTGTATGCTTGTCAGGCCACGCTGGCCCGGGTGTATTGGATGAAAGAGGATATGGATAGTGCTGCCATCTATGCGCGTAAAGTAATCGAGAGTGAGAAATTCCAGTTGGCGCAACCCACGGAAATAAAAGAACTCACGGCGCAAATTATTGCGAAAAAAGAGGGAATATGGGGTATCTATAATAATCAGTTGACGGAAACATATCAGAAGGTTTTTTACGGTATTTTCAAAACAGGACTGGACGGAACGTTGTATCCGAACGCTCTTTACACGTTGTTTGATGATTTGTACCCGAGTGGCGTGGATGTGGGAAACGAAATGCGGGTGGGATGGATTCGGAAAAAAACGGGTGACGCTGAAGCTAAAGATTACTTTATGAAATTGCTTTTGGAGAGCAATATGACAGCCTCTCTACTGGACTATGGAGGTGGCATTGCCGGAATTAATATGATCCGTTTGCCCGAAATGTATCTGATTATGGCGGAGGCTTTGTTGGAAAAAGATCCGGATTTGGCCAGGGATTATTTTGATACTTTTATTGCCTCCCGCGGGTTGAATAAATTTAAAGATCGGGGAAAAGCTCTGACACAGGATGATATTAACCGGGAACGTAAAAAAGAGTTCTTCGGGGAAGGACAAGAGTTTTACAACATGAAACGGCAGATGAGAGAAGTGTATTTGACCGCGACCTCGCCTTATACGCTTCTGACGGGGACAGAAGAGTTGTACACGCTTTTAATTCCGGATTCGGAATTTGAATACAGGTATGATGACGAAGAGGAAAGTGACATAAATTAA
- a CDS encoding DUF4143 domain-containing protein, giving the protein MFDIKSPATFLEYFSFLQDAYLLEFVPIFNHSLKVQARNPKKVYIMDMGLYTENSISISDNMGRRLENLIFLHLRRKYKHIFYYKDKGECDFITMEKNTVKEAIQVCLTINDENFDREFNGLLGAMQNLGLKEGYIVTLNQSDLFEKEDMTIKMLPVHDFFEIIVL; this is encoded by the coding sequence ATGTTTGACATAAAATCTCCCGCAACTTTCTTAGAATATTTTTCATTCCTGCAAGATGCTTATTTACTTGAATTTGTTCCGATATTCAATCATTCATTAAAAGTTCAAGCACGTAATCCGAAAAAAGTATATATTATGGACATGGGGTTATATACGGAAAACTCCATATCAATAAGCGACAATATGGGTCGACGTTTAGAGAATCTTATATTCTTACACCTACGTCGAAAATACAAGCATATTTTCTATTATAAGGATAAAGGAGAATGTGATTTTATCACGATGGAAAAAAATACAGTAAAAGAAGCTATACAAGTATGCTTAACTATAAATGACGAGAATTTCGACAGAGAATTCAACGGTCTATTAGGAGCCATGCAAAATTTGGGTTTGAAAGAAGGATATATTGTTACCCTTAATCAAAGTGATTTATTCGAAAAAGAGGATATGACAATCAAAATGCTACCTGTACATGATTTCTTTGAAATTATTGTATTATAA
- the recR gene encoding recombination mediator RecR, which produces MQSLSSKLLEKAVEQFASLPGIGRKTALRYVLHMLRQSPEEVKQFTDSITALKESIKECTQCHNISDSDICDICSDPKRDTQTLCVVENIKDIMSLEATGQYHGLYHVLGGIISPMDGIGPSDLHINSLLERVANPSVKEVIFALRATIEGDTTGYYIFKKLPRQDEITVSTLAKGIAIGNDLEYTDELTLGRSLVNRIKFSLNG; this is translated from the coding sequence ATGCAATCTTTATCTTCCAAACTATTGGAAAAAGCGGTAGAACAATTTGCTTCCCTCCCGGGAATCGGACGCAAAACAGCCTTACGCTACGTGTTACACATGCTTCGCCAAAGCCCCGAAGAAGTAAAACAATTCACGGACAGCATCACCGCCTTAAAAGAATCCATCAAGGAGTGTACACAATGCCATAACATTTCCGACAGTGACATCTGTGACATCTGTTCCGATCCCAAACGGGATACCCAGACCCTATGCGTCGTGGAAAACATCAAGGACATCATGTCCCTCGAAGCCACCGGACAATACCACGGACTTTACCATGTTTTAGGAGGAATCATCTCCCCCATGGACGGCATCGGCCCCTCCGACCTCCACATAAATTCTCTATTGGAACGAGTAGCCAATCCTTCCGTGAAAGAGGTCATTTTCGCCTTGCGGGCCACCATCGAAGGAGACACCACGGGATATTACATCTTCAAAAAACTCCCCCGCCAGGATGAAATCACGGTCAGCACCCTCGCTAAAGGCATAGCCATCGGTAACGACCTCGAATACACCGACGAACTCACGCTGGGACGCTCCTTAGTCAACCGGATAAAATTTAGTTTAAACGGATAA
- a CDS encoding TlpA family protein disulfide reductase, producing the protein MKVLFIIVCMLVSMDFSFAACWGENVDEVVAKENEVNTPGKKLKPGDPSPDFLAVDTSGRKFSLKNLKGKYVYIDLWATWCSPCKAEIPHLQRLERLFKRKRIVFVSISCDDDREAWLNYLRRNKMGGIQLNFDGNPMFRGAYGVKAIPRFILLDKKGRVIDPDMTRPSDPETDETLRALKGI; encoded by the coding sequence ATGAAAGTATTGTTTATTATAGTTTGTATGCTGGTAAGCATGGACTTTTCTTTTGCTGCTTGTTGGGGAGAGAATGTGGATGAGGTCGTGGCAAAAGAGAACGAGGTAAATACTCCGGGTAAGAAATTGAAACCGGGAGATCCTTCTCCTGATTTTTTGGCGGTGGATACCAGTGGACGGAAGTTTTCATTGAAGAATTTGAAAGGTAAGTACGTGTATATTGATCTTTGGGCGACGTGGTGTTCTCCTTGTAAGGCGGAAATTCCTCACCTTCAACGGTTGGAAAGGTTGTTTAAGAGGAAAAGGATCGTTTTCGTGAGCATCTCTTGCGATGATGACAGGGAGGCATGGTTGAATTATCTTCGGCGTAACAAGATGGGTGGGATACAGTTGAATTTTGACGGGAATCCGATGTTTCGGGGAGCGTACGGGGTGAAAGCCATTCCTCGTTTTATCTTGTTGGATAAAAAGGGGCGGGTGATTGATCCGGATATGACAAGACCATCTGATCCGGAAACAGACGAGACATTACGTGCATTAAAGGGAATTTGA
- the recJ gene encoding single-stranded-DNA-specific exonuclease RecJ, whose protein sequence is MKKRWVINTPPEWEKIDKLSKELNCSHVIANLLLQRGVDTAEEAHAFFNPTKEMLHDPFLMKDMDKAVLRLEKAIDTKEKVMIYGDYDVDGTTAVALLYKYLKNKCKNPEYYIPDRYTEGYGVSILAIDYAALNGISLMIVTDCGVKAVEKVRYAKSKGVDIIICDHHTPGDELPDAVAVLDPQRKDCHYPYRWLSGCGVSFKLAQAYNKKHNLPPEDLDKLLDLVCVSIASDIVPITGENRILAHFGLLRLNSEPSLGLKTILSFSGINKDLTINDIVFRIGPKINAAGRVESGNKSVELLIADDETKATEVAASINNFNDQRKKLDHDITEEALEYINQSHYDQSQKATVLYNPNWHKGVIGIVASRLTEYYYRPTVILTESNGLATGSARSVEGFDLYYAISQCSEFLENYGGHKYAAGLTLRLENIEPFTAKFQKIVSETITKEMLTPQINIDAQIKLNDITPDLYAMIQKFAPFGPNNTIPVFMTENVTNFIGSKQVGRNNEHLKLVVVDDTRVCNDRSGIAFGMGKAFPRISKGEYFDICYTLQENEFMGRSDIQMMIRDLKFKEE, encoded by the coding sequence ATGAAAAAAAGATGGGTCATCAACACCCCACCCGAGTGGGAGAAAATTGACAAACTATCCAAAGAACTTAACTGCAGTCATGTTATCGCTAACTTGCTTTTGCAACGCGGTGTGGACACTGCAGAAGAGGCCCATGCTTTCTTCAATCCAACCAAAGAAATGCTCCACGATCCGTTCCTAATGAAAGATATGGACAAAGCCGTGCTCCGGTTGGAAAAAGCAATCGACACCAAAGAAAAAGTCATGATCTACGGTGACTACGACGTGGATGGAACCACGGCGGTTGCTTTACTCTACAAATATTTAAAGAACAAATGCAAAAATCCGGAATATTACATCCCGGATAGATACACGGAAGGGTACGGAGTTTCCATCCTAGCCATCGACTACGCGGCTCTCAACGGGATTTCACTCATGATCGTAACCGACTGTGGCGTGAAAGCCGTGGAAAAAGTCCGTTACGCCAAATCCAAAGGAGTGGACATCATCATCTGCGACCATCACACCCCGGGAGACGAACTCCCGGATGCCGTGGCCGTCTTGGACCCGCAACGGAAAGACTGTCACTACCCCTACCGGTGGTTAAGCGGTTGTGGCGTGAGCTTCAAACTGGCACAGGCATATAACAAGAAACACAACCTGCCGCCGGAAGACCTCGACAAACTACTCGACTTGGTTTGTGTCAGCATAGCCAGTGACATTGTTCCGATCACGGGAGAGAATCGCATCCTCGCCCATTTCGGTTTATTACGATTAAACAGTGAACCCAGCCTGGGATTAAAAACAATATTAAGTTTCTCCGGCATCAATAAAGACCTGACGATAAATGATATTGTTTTTCGCATAGGTCCCAAGATCAACGCGGCCGGGCGGGTTGAATCGGGCAACAAATCGGTCGAGCTTCTGATTGCCGACGATGAAACCAAAGCCACGGAAGTCGCCGCAAGCATCAACAACTTCAACGACCAACGCAAAAAACTGGATCACGACATCACCGAAGAAGCCCTTGAATACATCAACCAGTCCCACTACGACCAATCCCAAAAAGCAACCGTACTTTACAACCCGAACTGGCACAAAGGTGTCATCGGGATCGTGGCCTCGCGTCTGACGGAATATTACTACCGCCCGACCGTGATCCTGACGGAATCCAACGGTTTGGCTACCGGATCGGCACGTTCCGTGGAAGGATTCGACTTGTATTACGCCATTTCACAATGCAGCGAATTCCTGGAAAATTACGGGGGCCACAAATACGCGGCAGGATTGACATTACGGCTCGAAAACATCGAACCTTTCACGGCTAAATTCCAAAAAATCGTGAGTGAAACAATCACGAAAGAGATGTTGACCCCTCAAATCAATATTGATGCCCAAATCAAATTAAACGACATCACTCCGGATCTTTACGCCATGATTCAGAAGTTTGCCCCGTTTGGTCCCAACAACACCATTCCGGTATTCATGACTGAAAACGTGACGAATTTCATCGGTTCAAAACAAGTCGGACGCAACAACGAACACTTGAAACTGGTTGTCGTGGACGACACGAGAGTCTGCAACGACCGGAGCGGCATAGCCTTCGGCATGGGAAAGGCATTTCCCCGTATCAGTAAAGGCGAGTATTTTGATATTTGCTATACGCTTCAAGAAAACGAATTCATGGGTAGAAGCGACATTCAAATGATGATTCGAGATTTAAAATTCAAAGAGGAGTAA
- a CDS encoding TlpA family protein disulfide reductase — translation MKKIGLISLVCWFFSPFCLMAQGVNEAKDSVNVEKVDIFNVLMKAMENQRQEVNKQIEKELAPGTEAPDFNYPDMKGKMYSLKDFKGKYVYIDVWATWCGPCCKEIPYLKELEKKMRKKKIVFVSLSCDENPSVWKEMVKKEKLGGIQLHMGRDMKFREAYGITAIPRFILLDKEGKIVNATMTRPSDPQTEKVFNALNGI, via the coding sequence ATGAAGAAAATAGGATTAATAAGTTTGGTTTGTTGGTTCTTTTCCCCGTTTTGCCTGATGGCGCAGGGGGTGAACGAAGCGAAGGATTCTGTAAATGTAGAAAAGGTTGATATCTTCAATGTGCTGATGAAAGCAATGGAAAATCAGCGACAGGAAGTTAATAAACAGATTGAAAAAGAGCTTGCTCCGGGAACGGAGGCACCGGATTTTAATTATCCGGATATGAAAGGGAAAATGTATTCATTAAAAGATTTTAAGGGGAAATACGTGTATATAGATGTGTGGGCCACGTGGTGTGGGCCTTGTTGCAAAGAGATTCCTTATTTGAAAGAGTTGGAAAAGAAGATGAGGAAAAAAAAGATTGTTTTTGTCAGTCTTTCCTGTGACGAAAACCCGTCAGTATGGAAGGAAATGGTGAAAAAGGAAAAATTGGGCGGAATTCAGTTGCATATGGGGCGAGACATGAAGTTCCGGGAGGCTTACGGTATTACAGCTATTCCCCGTTTTATTTTGTTGGATAAAGAGGGAAAGATCGTGAATGCAACAATGACTCGTCCATCCGATCCGCAAACGGAAAAGGTTTTCAATGCGTTGAATGGGATTTGA
- a CDS encoding TlpA family protein disulfide reductase: MFGKRGMRLVFTLLSVVAFASVEAALQQDTVKGEEQPVVLLKKGDKMPDYVFKDLNGKRVSLKSFRGKYVYIDLWATWCTSCIEQTPYFEKLEEEFHNKKIVFVSISVDRHREVWERLVKAEKKRILQWVCPEGEKAPILRDFGILTIPRFILLDKKGRILESNFGMPAWSQTEKALSELDGI; this comes from the coding sequence ATGTTTGGAAAAAGAGGGATGAGGTTGGTTTTTACCCTGTTGTCGGTTGTCGCTTTCGCGAGCGTGGAGGCTGCCTTGCAACAAGATACCGTGAAGGGGGAAGAACAACCGGTTGTTTTGTTGAAAAAAGGGGATAAAATGCCGGATTATGTTTTTAAGGATTTGAACGGTAAACGAGTCTCGTTAAAAAGTTTCCGGGGAAAATACGTGTATATCGATCTTTGGGCGACATGGTGTACCTCCTGCATAGAGCAAACTCCTTATTTTGAAAAGTTAGAGGAGGAATTCCATAATAAGAAGATTGTATTCGTGAGTATTTCCGTGGATCGTCATCGAGAGGTTTGGGAGCGGTTGGTGAAAGCGGAGAAAAAGAGAATTTTGCAATGGGTGTGTCCGGAGGGAGAAAAGGCTCCTATTTTAAGAGATTTCGGGATTTTGACTATTCCCCGTTTTATACTGTTGGATAAGAAAGGACGGATACTGGAAAGTAATTTCGGTATGCCTGCTTGGTCCCAGACAGAAAAGGCGTTGTCCGAATTGGATGGTATTTGA
- a CDS encoding DUF4843 domain-containing protein has protein sequence MKHINSINWWIVLGIVLFSACSRDYLRYDTSQKDGAYWTLVGDSLPYGFSSTYLIDSTSLNIYIQVMGMPRDYDRAVGVELIDSLTTGEENIHYFLGKEAIVKAGEVETSLPLTLYRNRDPEASFKRVSIGFRLKANEDFDLVPGMGGSAPYRVILQLQQVARPGWWSDTYLGSFSEELYGAFMKQLASLETTNPTIYKTLYSYLSGWNASYIWQNYEYVTVKYIVHPLYDYYQENPHPDVNIPMPKY, from the coding sequence ATGAAACATATAAATAGTATCAATTGGTGGATTGTTTTGGGAATTGTATTGTTTAGTGCTTGTAGCCGTGATTACCTGAGATATGATACTAGTCAGAAAGATGGAGCATATTGGACGTTGGTCGGGGATTCTCTCCCCTATGGATTTAGTTCTACATATCTTATCGATTCCACGTCTTTAAACATATACATTCAGGTCATGGGAATGCCGCGAGATTATGATCGGGCGGTAGGCGTGGAATTGATAGATTCTTTAACGACGGGAGAAGAAAATATTCACTATTTTCTCGGAAAAGAGGCGATAGTGAAAGCCGGAGAGGTGGAAACTTCGTTGCCTTTAACCTTATATCGGAATCGGGATCCCGAGGCTTCTTTTAAGCGTGTCTCGATCGGATTCCGGCTGAAAGCAAATGAGGATTTTGACCTGGTTCCGGGAATGGGTGGTAGTGCCCCTTATCGGGTTATCCTTCAATTACAGCAGGTGGCACGCCCCGGGTGGTGGAGTGATACATATTTGGGTAGTTTTTCGGAAGAGTTGTATGGGGCATTCATGAAACAGTTAGCAAGTCTGGAAACAACAAATCCGACTATCTACAAAACGTTGTATAGTTATCTTTCCGGGTGGAATGCCTCGTATATTTGGCAAAATTACGAGTATGTGACAGTAAAATATATTGTACATCCTTTATATGACTATTATCAGGAGAATCCGCATCCGGATGTGAATATTCCAATGCCGAAATATTAA